From one Xyrauchen texanus isolate HMW12.3.18 chromosome 17, RBS_HiC_50CHRs, whole genome shotgun sequence genomic stretch:
- the LOC127658174 gene encoding cbp/p300-interacting transactivator 3-like yields MAEHMMMPMNHGQGNGGLHGYRMGMNGGPQQHVPQPGLRAMPNGQMMHYGVGPQGNMEAMRQRPNMVGPMNGQINGQMGHHQMPSANMMYNNQGQPQQHHVQQHQQHHHMHQAQQQQPPPQQQYMSGGLTSQQLMASMHLQKLNTQYHGHPLGHLNSNHMGNGAQFRMNQAQLSNMQHMAGPALSLNGMDADLVDEDVLTALVMELGLDRVQELPELFLGQNEFDFISDFVSKQQPSTVSC; encoded by the coding sequence ATGGCAGAGCACATGATGATGCCCATGAACCACGGTCAGGGAAACGGGGGTCTGCATGGCTACCGGATGGGCATGAACGGAGGCCCCCAGCAGCATGTGCCCCAGCCCGGCCTCAGAGCAATGCCCAATGGACAGATGATGCACTATGGCGTAGGGCCCCAGGGAAACATGGAGGCCATGCGCCAGCGACCCAACATGGTGGGTCCAATGAATGGGCAAATAAATGGACAAATGGGTCACCACCAAATGCCATCTGCTAACATGATGTACAACAACCAGGGTCAGCCACAACAACATCACGTTCAGCAACACCAACAGCACCACCACATGCACCAAGCACAACAGCAGCAACCTCCACCCCAGCAACAGTACATGAGCGGTGGTCTCACGTCTCAGCAGCTTATGGCCAGCATGCACCTTCAGAAACTCAACACCCAGTATCACGGACACCCGCTGGGACACCTGAATAGCAACCACATGGGAAACGGGGCGCAGTTCCGCATGAACCAGGCGCAGTTGTCCAACATGCAGCATATGGCAGGACCTGCTCTAAGTCTGAATGGCATGGATGCCGATTTGGTCGACGAAGATGTTTTAACTGCACTGGTCATGGAGCTAGGACTGGACAGGGTGCAGGAACTTCCTGAACTCTTCCTGGGACAGAATGAGTTTGACTTTATCTCGGACTTTGTGAGCAAACAGCAGCCAAGCACTGTTAGCTGCTGA